GACTCCCCAGCTCTGCAGAGGCAGAACAGGACCAGTAATAAAATCTATATTATAACTAGCAAAATGTTATCCTCTTTGACAGGATTATATCTGAACGCTGTTTTACTACAATCATTCTGTTTTTAACAACAACAGGTACAGTGAAAATAaccacacatctgtaaacaaaGAACAGGTACACACCTTTCAACATCTCAATGTCCTCACTCTCTAGCTCAGCCATCCACTTGGGAGGTGAGTTAGTGATGGGCTGAAACATAAGAGACAGCAAAAGACTCACCAAAGATTAACACAGCAGTCTGATAgaatatcagtgtgtgtgtcgagCCTATTGAATTATCTGGTTTGTAAATCAACGCGAGTCATGGCGACTGTAACTCACATTTTTACAAGATGCAGCAAATTCAGCAACGCCGGGCACTGTGTGCGAGATGACAGGAtaattaaacacaacatttaaaacataactCCTTAATTATTAAGGAGTTATGGTTTAACTTATTAATAATAAGTGATGACAAAAGAGGGTAAACTTACGCTGTTCTGGCCACAGGTCTGGTGACGCTCTGTCCAACTTCTCAAAACTCAGCAAAGACGATTCAAAGTCGTCACCTAAAAACACAATGAGGGCAGAGCGGTGGTGGAGCAGTTAACACTGTTGAGCAAGAAGGTTTTTGGTTCTGTTAGACTGGAGACTTAAAGTTTACCGTGTGTGTAAATTTCAGGTtaaatgtttgtctctgtatttttGCCCTGCGATCCACTGATGACCTGTCTAGGGTGAATTCCACCACGAGCCAA
This Limanda limanda chromosome 12, fLimLim1.1, whole genome shotgun sequence DNA region includes the following protein-coding sequences:
- the lin52 gene encoding protein lin-52 homolog, whose translation is MASPNGGDDFESSLLSFEKLDRASPDLWPEQLPGVAEFAASCKNPITNSPPKWMAELESEDIEMLKELGSLTTANLMEKVKGLQNLAYQLGLEESREMTRGKFLNILERPKK